From a single Aquarana catesbeiana isolate 2022-GZ linkage group LG09, ASM4218655v1, whole genome shotgun sequence genomic region:
- the DAXX gene encoding death domain-associated protein 6 isoform X2, producing MAKVVDIIVLDDGDDEEIPSYSIPSYSPIPSCSPIASCSPIASCSPIASCSPKASCSPKASCSPKASCSPKASCSPKASCSPKASCSPKAKESPPEPPPASEPQSSGNKDGGNTQNKASMSAENQKLFEEFVDYCSKLTAEHPEVIPFLKKCHSKVNASYLSSVEFRNTLGRCLTRVQGKQTKLYVYINELCTVLKNHSEKKKVPLRTQPATPQRDKVEAGVAKESVETENSKEEGETENTNEEVPEKKAGSKHQIRRLESLLRLYAQEIQKLQEKELSLDDMDDEDSTYIQESRLKQKMIRIYEKLCELKDCSSLTGRVIEQRIEYKGTRYKEVNRRLEKFINKTRDVFPDYGDILKVVQKANERHSLGLTRKHVQSIAQDAFRDLGNKLKDRRHLDLVYNFGSHLTDPYKSGEDPAKHDPSLARRLCENRSLALNRLEDVIKKFAEMQDQGDEEDWKNKNREEVPSTSKDVKDSSRSRRAQSHSSHESEDDEDEDEESEESDVDIEEELRQSQEAADDENEDMTVDYSNETDQKMEETSDHQNSSPASKEEGENEESSDSDQDGDEEDTDKDEDQDLSSGSTSLSAEKEDQNMSLELEVEMADPASPCLSNDTQVVNQSQEDHAEQEKGNGTSGVTSEEAVSESHNEEQLEMSVVEEDFVWGNAKTTEEENVPYVEAKTPSSKEQCTDTQNLEKDTKTPTIKGKEGKFSRLDKCINKITGSLAHKSIKTEKASPVRSEQERFRHVNHKKLHLGGTPRTEEQSSNGKLVCVDTPGERWDPVRKIAFSQSSEKNSDVVHLDSSKNSTCSDTSNGVHKAMVVPSTPINRLKRKRDMNTPTETGLTMKCEEVGSNRRKRKNTSQLWTGNGVAKYKGEENGKEQKLNVAKLSRVSSTYTSYSSPSEPCSDNEHDITLDLMVTCSPQMTPNRTPSRHNKTDAATQCDPDEVIVLSD from the exons ATGGCCAAGGTGGTTGATATCATTGTGCTGGATGATGGCGATGATGAGGAAATACCATCCTATTCTATACCATCCTATTCTCCTATACCATCCTGTTCTCCTATAGCATCCTGTTCTCCTATAGCATCCTGTTCTCCTATAGCATCCTGCTCTCCTAAAGCATCCTGCTCTCCTAAAGCATCCTGCTCTCCTAAAGCATCCTGCTCTCCTAAAGCATCCTGCTCTCCTAAAGCATCCTGCTCCCCTAAAGCATCCTGTTCCCCTAAAGCAAAGGAAAGTCCACCTGAGCCTCCACCAGCATCTGAGCCGCAGAGCAGTGGAAATAAAGATGGCGGAAACACCCAAAACAAGGCCTCGATGAGtgcagaaaaccaaaaactttttgaGGAG TTTGTGGACTACTGCTCCAAGTTAACCGCTGAACATCCAGAGGTAATACCCTTCCTTAAAAAATGTCACTCCAAGGTCAACGCTAGCTACCTTTCCTCTGTCGAGTTCCGCAACACTTTGGGTCGCTGTCTCACCCGCGTGCAGGGCAAGCAAACAAAGCTCTATGTTTACATCAACGAACTGTGTACTGTGCTCAAAAATCATTCCGAGAAGAAAAAAGTCCCCCTGCGAACGCAACCGGCTACTCCACAGCGTGACAAGGTGGAAGCCGGAGTCGCAAAGGAATCAGTAGAAACTGAAAACTCAAAGGAGGAGGGAGAAACGGAAAATACAAATGAGGAGGTACCGGAAAAGAAAGCGGGATCCAAGCATCAGATCCGGCGCCTCGAGAGCCTTTTGCGGCTTTACGCTCAGGAGATCCAGAAGCTGCAAGAGAAGGAGCTTAGTCTGGATGATATGGATGATGAGGACTCGACATACATTCAGGAGTCGAGGCTGAAACAGAAAATGATACGTATCTATGAGAAACTCTGCGAGCTGAAAGACTGCTCCAGCCTCACAGGTCGGGTTATAGAGCAACGGATAGAGTACAAGGGTACCCGATACAAGGAGGTCAATCGCCGCCTggaaaagttcattaataaaactaGAGATGTTTTCCCGGATTATGGCGACATCCTTAAGGTGGTCCAGAAAGCCAATGAAAGGCATAGCCTGGGCCTGACACGCAAGCATGTGCAAAGCATAGCACAGGATGCTTTTCGGGACCTTGGGAACAAGCTGAAAGACCGGAGACATTTAGACTTGGTGTATAACTTCGGTTCTCACCTGACTGATCCCTACAAGAGCG GTGAGGACCCTGCTAAACATGACCCATCCCTGGCCCGACGTCTCTgtgaaaaccgcagcttggcattaaaTCGCTTGGAAGATGTCATCAAaaagtttgcagaaatgcaggatcaAGGGGATGAGGAGGATTGGAAGAACAAGAACAGAGAGGAAGTGCCGAGTACTTCCAAGGATGTGAAG GATTCTTCAAGAAGCAGAAGAGCACAATCTCACAGTTCACATGAATCTGAGGACGATGAAGACGAGGATGAAGAGTCGGAGGAATCTGATGTGGATATTGAGGAAGAGCTTAGACAGAGTCAGGAGGCGGCTGATGATGAAAATGAAG ACATGACTGTTGACTACTCGAATGAAACCGACCAAAAGATGGAGGAGACCTCCGATCACCAGAACTCTTCTCCTGCTagtaaggaggagggggagaatgaAGAGAGTAGTGATTCTGATCAGGATGGAGATGAGGAGGATACCGATAAGGATGAAGACCAGGATTTGTCTTCAGGTTCTACATCTCTCTCAGCTGAGAAGGAAGATCAGAATATGAGCTTAGAGCTAGAGGTGGAGATGGCTGATCCTGCCTCTCCTTGTCTTAGCAATGATACTCAAGTGGTCAACCAGTCACAGGAGGATCATGCTGAGCAAGAAAAGGGCAATGGGACCTCAGGTGTGACTTCTGAGGAGGCAGTTTCTGAAAGTCACAATGAAGAGCAGTTGGAGATGAGCGTCGTTGAAGAGGATTTTGTTTGGGGGAATGCAAAAACCACTGAGGAAGAAAATGTGCCTTATGTGGAGGCAAAAACGCCTTCCAGCAAAGAGCAGTGTACAGACACGCAAAATTTAGAAAAGGATACCAAGACTCCAACGATAAAGGGGAAAGAGGGAAAGTTCAGCCGCTTGGACAAATGCATCAACAAAATTACAGGCAGTCTTGCTCACAAATCTATCAAAACAGAGAAAGCGTCACCTGTGCGAAGTGAGCAAGAACGCTTCAGGCATGTAAACCACAAAAAGCTACATTTAGGGGGCACGCCAAGGACTGAGGAGCAGAGCAGTAACGGGAAGCTGGTCTGTGTAGATACTCCCGGAGAGCGATGGGACCCCGTACGCAAGATTGCATTCAGTCagtcttcagaaaaaaactcagaTGTGGTGCACTTGGATAGTTCCAAAAACAGCACATGCAGTGATACCAGCAATGGAGTCCACAAGGCCATGGTTGTGCCATCCACTCCCATAAATCGCTTAAAACGGAAAAGAGACATGAACACCCCTACAGAGACTGGTTTGACAATGAAATGTGAAGAAGTTGGTTCCAACAGGAGGAAAAGAAAGAACACCTCACAGTTATGGACTGGGAACGGAGTGGCAAAGTACAAGGGGGAAGAAAACGGCAAAGAACAAAAACTCAATGTTGCAAAACTGAGCAG
- the DAXX gene encoding death domain-associated protein 6 isoform X1 encodes MAKVVDIIVLDDGDDEEIPSYSIPSYSPIPSCSPIASCSPIASCSPIASCSPKASCSPKASCSPKASCSPKASCSPKASCSPKASCSPKAKESPPEPPPASEPQSSGNKDGGNTQNKASMSAENQKLFEEFVDYCSKLTAEHPEVIPFLKKCHSKVNASYLSSVEFRNTLGRCLTRVQGKQTKLYVYINELCTVLKNHSEKKKVPLRTQPATPQRDKVEAGVAKESVETENSKEEGETENTNEEVPEKKAGSKHQIRRLESLLRLYAQEIQKLQEKELSLDDMDDEDSTYIQESRLKQKMIRIYEKLCELKDCSSLTGRVIEQRIEYKGTRYKEVNRRLEKFINKTRDVFPDYGDILKVVQKANERHSLGLTRKHVQSIAQDAFRDLGNKLKDRRHLDLVYNFGSHLTDPYKSGEDPAKHDPSLARRLCENRSLALNRLEDVIKKFAEMQDQGDEEDWKNKNREEVPSTSKDVKDSSRSRRAQSHSSHESEDDEDEDEESEESDVDIEEELRQSQEAADDENEEDMTVDYSNETDQKMEETSDHQNSSPASKEEGENEESSDSDQDGDEEDTDKDEDQDLSSGSTSLSAEKEDQNMSLELEVEMADPASPCLSNDTQVVNQSQEDHAEQEKGNGTSGVTSEEAVSESHNEEQLEMSVVEEDFVWGNAKTTEEENVPYVEAKTPSSKEQCTDTQNLEKDTKTPTIKGKEGKFSRLDKCINKITGSLAHKSIKTEKASPVRSEQERFRHVNHKKLHLGGTPRTEEQSSNGKLVCVDTPGERWDPVRKIAFSQSSEKNSDVVHLDSSKNSTCSDTSNGVHKAMVVPSTPINRLKRKRDMNTPTETGLTMKCEEVGSNRRKRKNTSQLWTGNGVAKYKGEENGKEQKLNVAKLSRVSSTYTSYSSPSEPCSDNEHDITLDLMVTCSPQMTPNRTPSRHNKTDAATQCDPDEVIVLSD; translated from the exons ATGGCCAAGGTGGTTGATATCATTGTGCTGGATGATGGCGATGATGAGGAAATACCATCCTATTCTATACCATCCTATTCTCCTATACCATCCTGTTCTCCTATAGCATCCTGTTCTCCTATAGCATCCTGTTCTCCTATAGCATCCTGCTCTCCTAAAGCATCCTGCTCTCCTAAAGCATCCTGCTCTCCTAAAGCATCCTGCTCTCCTAAAGCATCCTGCTCTCCTAAAGCATCCTGCTCCCCTAAAGCATCCTGTTCCCCTAAAGCAAAGGAAAGTCCACCTGAGCCTCCACCAGCATCTGAGCCGCAGAGCAGTGGAAATAAAGATGGCGGAAACACCCAAAACAAGGCCTCGATGAGtgcagaaaaccaaaaactttttgaGGAG TTTGTGGACTACTGCTCCAAGTTAACCGCTGAACATCCAGAGGTAATACCCTTCCTTAAAAAATGTCACTCCAAGGTCAACGCTAGCTACCTTTCCTCTGTCGAGTTCCGCAACACTTTGGGTCGCTGTCTCACCCGCGTGCAGGGCAAGCAAACAAAGCTCTATGTTTACATCAACGAACTGTGTACTGTGCTCAAAAATCATTCCGAGAAGAAAAAAGTCCCCCTGCGAACGCAACCGGCTACTCCACAGCGTGACAAGGTGGAAGCCGGAGTCGCAAAGGAATCAGTAGAAACTGAAAACTCAAAGGAGGAGGGAGAAACGGAAAATACAAATGAGGAGGTACCGGAAAAGAAAGCGGGATCCAAGCATCAGATCCGGCGCCTCGAGAGCCTTTTGCGGCTTTACGCTCAGGAGATCCAGAAGCTGCAAGAGAAGGAGCTTAGTCTGGATGATATGGATGATGAGGACTCGACATACATTCAGGAGTCGAGGCTGAAACAGAAAATGATACGTATCTATGAGAAACTCTGCGAGCTGAAAGACTGCTCCAGCCTCACAGGTCGGGTTATAGAGCAACGGATAGAGTACAAGGGTACCCGATACAAGGAGGTCAATCGCCGCCTggaaaagttcattaataaaactaGAGATGTTTTCCCGGATTATGGCGACATCCTTAAGGTGGTCCAGAAAGCCAATGAAAGGCATAGCCTGGGCCTGACACGCAAGCATGTGCAAAGCATAGCACAGGATGCTTTTCGGGACCTTGGGAACAAGCTGAAAGACCGGAGACATTTAGACTTGGTGTATAACTTCGGTTCTCACCTGACTGATCCCTACAAGAGCG GTGAGGACCCTGCTAAACATGACCCATCCCTGGCCCGACGTCTCTgtgaaaaccgcagcttggcattaaaTCGCTTGGAAGATGTCATCAAaaagtttgcagaaatgcaggatcaAGGGGATGAGGAGGATTGGAAGAACAAGAACAGAGAGGAAGTGCCGAGTACTTCCAAGGATGTGAAG GATTCTTCAAGAAGCAGAAGAGCACAATCTCACAGTTCACATGAATCTGAGGACGATGAAGACGAGGATGAAGAGTCGGAGGAATCTGATGTGGATATTGAGGAAGAGCTTAGACAGAGTCAGGAGGCGGCTGATGATGAAAATGAAG AAGACATGACTGTTGACTACTCGAATGAAACCGACCAAAAGATGGAGGAGACCTCCGATCACCAGAACTCTTCTCCTGCTagtaaggaggagggggagaatgaAGAGAGTAGTGATTCTGATCAGGATGGAGATGAGGAGGATACCGATAAGGATGAAGACCAGGATTTGTCTTCAGGTTCTACATCTCTCTCAGCTGAGAAGGAAGATCAGAATATGAGCTTAGAGCTAGAGGTGGAGATGGCTGATCCTGCCTCTCCTTGTCTTAGCAATGATACTCAAGTGGTCAACCAGTCACAGGAGGATCATGCTGAGCAAGAAAAGGGCAATGGGACCTCAGGTGTGACTTCTGAGGAGGCAGTTTCTGAAAGTCACAATGAAGAGCAGTTGGAGATGAGCGTCGTTGAAGAGGATTTTGTTTGGGGGAATGCAAAAACCACTGAGGAAGAAAATGTGCCTTATGTGGAGGCAAAAACGCCTTCCAGCAAAGAGCAGTGTACAGACACGCAAAATTTAGAAAAGGATACCAAGACTCCAACGATAAAGGGGAAAGAGGGAAAGTTCAGCCGCTTGGACAAATGCATCAACAAAATTACAGGCAGTCTTGCTCACAAATCTATCAAAACAGAGAAAGCGTCACCTGTGCGAAGTGAGCAAGAACGCTTCAGGCATGTAAACCACAAAAAGCTACATTTAGGGGGCACGCCAAGGACTGAGGAGCAGAGCAGTAACGGGAAGCTGGTCTGTGTAGATACTCCCGGAGAGCGATGGGACCCCGTACGCAAGATTGCATTCAGTCagtcttcagaaaaaaactcagaTGTGGTGCACTTGGATAGTTCCAAAAACAGCACATGCAGTGATACCAGCAATGGAGTCCACAAGGCCATGGTTGTGCCATCCACTCCCATAAATCGCTTAAAACGGAAAAGAGACATGAACACCCCTACAGAGACTGGTTTGACAATGAAATGTGAAGAAGTTGGTTCCAACAGGAGGAAAAGAAAGAACACCTCACAGTTATGGACTGGGAACGGAGTGGCAAAGTACAAGGGGGAAGAAAACGGCAAAGAACAAAAACTCAATGTTGCAAAACTGAGCAG